A DNA window from Nitrospinota bacterium contains the following coding sequences:
- the pheA gene encoding prephenate dehydratase — MSKINELREKINKIDEKILDLLNKRARGAIEIGENKKRLKTNFHVPEREREIYSRLERLNKGLFPKESLKSVFREILSATLSLEMPLNISYLGPQATFTHLACLQKFGFSAHYISLNSIDEVFNDVERGRSTYGVVPIENSIEGVVNHTLDMFIESNLNICAEISQEISHNMLSLEDNLESIQKIYSHPHALAQCKVWLENNMPKTPLHEVSSTAKAAEMASKERNTGAIASEAAAFLYDLKIVTKRIEDNINNFTRFLVIGKEPVKRTGNDKTSIFFSIKDRVGALYEVLGTFSINKINLTKIESRPSRKKIWEYIFFLDIEGHIEDKKIKKAIEDLKEKSLFLKILGSYPKGS; from the coding sequence TTGTCAAAGATCAATGAGCTTCGTGAAAAGATCAATAAAATTGATGAGAAGATATTAGATCTTCTCAACAAAAGGGCAAGGGGTGCCATAGAAATTGGAGAGAACAAAAAGAGGCTAAAAACGAATTTTCATGTTCCTGAAAGGGAGAGGGAGATATATTCCAGGCTGGAGCGGCTTAACAAGGGTCTTTTCCCCAAAGAATCTCTAAAGTCTGTTTTCAGAGAAATTCTTTCAGCCACACTTTCATTAGAGATGCCCTTAAACATATCTTATCTGGGTCCTCAGGCAACCTTCACTCATCTTGCCTGCTTACAAAAGTTTGGATTTTCCGCACATTATATCTCCTTAAATAGTATTGATGAGGTTTTTAATGATGTGGAAAGGGGAAGGTCAACATATGGGGTTGTTCCTATAGAAAATTCTATAGAAGGGGTTGTAAATCACACCCTTGATATGTTTATTGAATCAAATCTTAATATATGTGCTGAGATATCCCAGGAGATTTCTCATAATATGCTTTCTCTGGAGGATAATCTGGAATCTATCCAAAAGATATATTCACATCCCCATGCCTTGGCCCAATGTAAAGTTTGGTTGGAGAACAATATGCCAAAAACACCTCTTCATGAGGTTTCCAGCACAGCAAAGGCAGCAGAAATGGCTTCTAAAGAGCGTAATACAGGAGCTATAGCAAGTGAGGCCGCAGCCTTTTTATATGATTTGAAAATCGTTACAAAAAGAATAGAGGATAATATAAATAATTTCACAAGATTTCTTGTAATTGGGAAGGAGCCCGTAAAGAGAACGGGAAATGATAAGACTTCGATTTTTTTCTCTATAAAAGATAGGGTAGGTGCTCTCTATGAAGTATTGGGTACTTTTTCAATAAATAAGATAAATTTAACCAAGATAGAATCTAGGCCATCAAGGAAAAAGATCTGGGAGTATATCTTTTTCCTTGATATCGAGGGCCATATAGAGGATAAAAAGATTAAAAAGGCCATAGAAGATTTAAAGGAAAAGAGTCTATTTCTTAAGATATTAGGTTCTTATCCAAAGGGGAGTTAG